One window from the genome of Rhizoctonia solani chromosome 15, complete sequence encodes:
- a CDS encoding vacuolar protein-sorting-associated protein 36, with amino-acid sequence MNRHFRRVDGTIPISALLYEDEGLVASQGAVGLYDGKEKAPDHQNGTIHVTSHRLIYIDNLNPRKFSTSCNLSRIKQTDVYAGFLKSSAKVILYLSSHEDKDSSNPEVVVTSINGEDEELELEGGGKEGWLCPICSYNNPPSASDSSAPVCVLCGVPKNDDIPMPQQFRSVRSNKTVRPALEIPTSSSLPSSAAVSAPTSPVAPNGEIACPACTFFNHPSMTHCEICSTPLGNVTLRSPKPTMGTSSSPASPSRSLSATPVTTPSKTPTTPDPNARDMIKISFRKGGDKVWYAALKRTLLAKAWARVADYAKLLNQKLTQQEEADRRRGDESGLLSGSDSAPSDSETTFIRSSLARLGLPTDAVTQDMVADEKAYHLELAKELGGLLLGGYGGKGGKARESDRRGSGILKDSRGIVGLDEVWGAWNRARGVGDSSPSFHIAISGLRVLHTPDYTREAFARRMDLLLKECFPVGKTTFQIAVAENEGAPGSQSRGAGIQSTGGEIRNESAGVSLVMVQEMIECAEEDGAVVRDLGLGEAGELRWLPNLFVGYIWDGD; translated from the exons ATGAACCGCCATTTTCGTCGTGTGGATGGTACGATCCCTATCTCAGCACTGCTTTACGAGGACGAAGGGTTGGTGGCTAGTCAGGGTGCAGTTGGGCTCTACGATGG CAAGGAGAAAGCCCCTGATCACCAAAACGGCACTATCCATGTTACATCGCACCGATTGATCTATATCGACAACCTCAACCCCCGCAAATTCTCTACCTCATGTAATCTATCCCGGATAAAACAGACGGATGTGTATGCAGGGTTCCTCAAGTCGTCAGCCAAGGTGATATTGTATCTGTCTTCACACGAGGACAAAGACAGCTCGAACCCCGAAGTTGTTGTAACTTCAATCAACGGCGAGGACGAGGAACTCGAGTTGGAGGGGGGCGGAAAGGAAGGATGGCTATGTCCAATATGCAGCTACAACAACCCTCCGAGTGCGAGCGACTCTTCTGCTCCTGTGTGCGTGTTATGCGGTGTTCCCAAGAATGATGACATTCCTATGCCGCAACAATTCCGGTCCGTTAGAAGTAACAAGACCGTTCGGCCTGCACTCGAAATCCCTACATCGAGTTCTCTGCCCTCGAGTGCTGCTGTATCGGCGCCTACTTCGCCCGTTGCCCCGAACGGCGAGATTGCTTGTCCAGCATGCACGTTTTTTAACCATCCCTCCATGACTCACTGCGAGATTTGTTCGACCCCTCTCGGAAATGTGACTCTACGATCGCCAAAGCCCACGATGGGAACAAGCTCGTCACCAGCTAGTCCATCAAGGTCACTTTCTGCGACACCCGTAACTACGCCTTCCAAAACGCCTACGACTCCTGATCCCAACGCCCGCGATATGATCAAGATCAGTTTTAGAAAGGGTGGAGATAAAGTGTGGTATGCGGCTTTGAAACGGACGTTGTTGGCCAAAGCTTGGGCTCGGGTG GCTGATTATGCCAAACTCTTGAACCAAAAGCTTACCCaacaagaagaagcagaccgtCGAAGGGGAGACGAGTCAGGCCTGTTGTCCGGTAGTGATTCGGCTCCGTCCGATTCCGAAACTACTTTTATCCGCAGCTCGCTTGCACGACTTGGTTTGCCAACCGACGCGGTTACCCAAGATATGGTCGCAGATGAGAAGGCTTATCACTTGGAGTTAGCAAAAGAGCTTGGCGGACTGCTATTAGGTGGATACGGCGGAAAAGGAGGCAAGGCACGGGAGTCCGATAGAAGGGGATCCGGAATTTTGAAAGACTCAAGGGGGATCGTGGGTCTGGACGAAGTGTGGGGTGCATGGAATCGGGCGAGAGGCGTGGGCGA TTCTTCTCCCTCCTTCCACATTGCTATCAGTG GCCTGCGCGTACTGCATACACCCGACTATACGCGAGAAGCGTTTGCCAGACGTATGGATTTACTTCTCAAGGAATGTTTTCCGGTCGGCAAAACTACTTTCCAGATTGCGGTAGCTGAAAATGAAGGCGCCCCGGGATCTCAGTCTAGGGGTGCGGGGATTCAAAGTACAGGGGGAGAAATTCGGAATGAAAGTGCCGGTGTAAGCTTAGTGATGGTCCAGGAAATGATAGAATGTGCGGAAGAGGATGGTGCTGTCGTACGGGATCTAGGACTTGGGGAAGCCGGAGAGCTCAGATGGTTGCCGAATTTGTTTGTGGGATACATTTGGGACGGGGACTGA
- a CDS encoding carbonic anhydrase — translation MRTSSLFLLLAAASRAIPSLAEEASAEATEVSAAGGCRNPEIRREWRTFSSVEKAAYITAVNCLARKPHTSALKPTYPRSNIPSVTTNSSYYDDMTYVHMDLTDQIHYTGLFLPWHRWFVNAHIQQLKAQCGYRGVMPYWDWSQDSLSLNTSGIFSTNSVTGLGGFGDPLNDYQITTGGFSNMTVAYPVKHRIRRQFTPFPYLDWYWLQRPNEAANATITKAYIDAAINGYVGDFVGFQNATEKAQAFHPNIHMILGGDMAGTCPTAAGPSCTGGSTWTSNDPIFFLHHANIDRIWYMWQLKNPANAKAFKGGSVSTYTDPAYPNGYPPWLSTTTVIPTDGMFPSKTIQNMLSTVGGDLTNPSAVIPRNTQCRQPHNFPFILPRPSASSEQKQNRSSEESRYKNQGLFSPAAAPRHPPAFRDSTLNPRSSIQTTSTGVSFPHTSPHPFGLPFYNPPEQMSDVALAPLIAGNAKWAAEVREQYPTFFADAAKGQSPKVLWIGCADSRVPESTVLGCKPGEIFVHRNIANQFHPEDDSALAVLTYAVENLGVEHIVIAGHTQCGGAAACHAAAQNISGAASPATTPLARWLNPLTQLAASLASGKTDSHDTSTELSTLVEANVRKQVDNVVDTDVVQRAWASGKQVYVHGWVYMIETGTIKDLKVTANPPAY, via the exons ATGCGTACATCATCGCTCTTTCTCTTACTAGCCGCAGCTAGTAGGGCCATTCCCTCTCTGGCAGAGGAAGCGAGTGCCGAAGCAACTGAGGTTTCCGCAGCTGGCGGTTGTCGTAATCCGGAG ATTCGGCGAGAGTGGCGTACCTTCTCATCCGTCGAGAAAGCAGCATACATCACCGCCGTCAAC TGCTTGGCTCGGAAGCCTCATACTTCTGCTTTAAAACCAACATACCCTCGCTCAAACATCCCGAGTGTGACAACAAACTCGTCTTATTATGATGATATGACATATGTTCACATGGATCTGACCGACCAGATTCATTACACTGGGCTATTCTTACCTTGGCATCG GTGGTTTGTTAATGCGCATATCCAACAACTCAAGGCACAATGCGGTTACAGAGGGGTCATGCCTTATTGGG ACTGGAGCCAAGACTCTCTATCCCTAAATACCTCTGGAATATTCAGTACTAATTCCGTTACGGGCCTTGGTGGATTTGGAGACCCACTGAATGACTACCAAATCACCACAGGGGGTTTCTCAAACATGACCGTAGCATACCCGGT CAAGCACCGTATTCGTCGCCAATTCACACCCTTCCCGTACCTCGACTGGTACTGGCTGCAGCGCCCCAACGAAGCCGCCAATGCGACTATTACGAAAGCCTACATTGATGCAGCAATCAACGGATACGTTGGAGACTTTGTCGGTTTCCAAAACGCGACTGAAAAGGCCCAggcatttcatcccaacATCCACATGATTTTAGGTGGTGACATGGCCGGAACGTGTCCAACAGCTGCTGGGCCTTCGTGCACTGGGGGCTCGACGTGGACTTCAAATGAC CCGATCTTTTTCCTTCATCATGCCAATATTGACCGTATCTGGTACATGTGGCAGCTCAAGAACCCGGCCAACGCCAAGGCCTTCAAGGGGGGCTCTGTGAGTACATACACGGACCCTGCGTACCCGAATGGGTATCCTCCCTGGTTGAGCACCACGACTGTCATCCCAACGGATGGCATGTTCCCATCCAAGACTATCCAAAATATGCTGAGCACTGTTGGTGGGGATTT GACCAACCCGAGCGCCGTTATACCTCGCAATACCCAGTGCCGACAGCCTCACAACTTTCCATTTATACTCCCACGTCCAAGCGCGAGTTCGGAGCAAAAACAGAACAGGTCTTCCGAAGAATCCCGATATAAAAACCAGGGCCTTTTCTCACCCGCCGCTGCACCCCGGCACCCACCTGCTTTCCGCGACTCTACCTTGAACCCTCGGTCATCGATCCAAACTACATCTACTGGCGTATCATTCCCCCATACTTCCCCACATCCCTTCGGCCTTCCGTTTTACAATCCTCCAGAGCAAATGTCTGACGTCGCCCTTGCTCCTCTCATTGCTGGCAACGCCAAATGGGCTGCAGAAGTCCGTGAACAATATCCCACATTTTTTGCAGATGCTGCAAAGGGCCAGAGCCCCAAGGTCCTCTGGATTGGCTGTGCTGACTCCCGAGTTCCGGAGAGCACTGTCTTGGGCTGCAAGCCTGGCGAGATATTTGTACACCGCAACATTGCCAA CCAATTCCACCCCGAAGATGATTCGGCCCTTGCTGTTCTCACCTATGCAGTAGAGAACTTGGGCGTCGAACACA TTGTTATTGCT GGTCACACGCAATGTGGTGGAGCAGCTGCTTGCCACGCCGCTGCGCAGAACATCAGCGGGGCAGCCTCCCCTGCAACAACGCCTCTGGCGCGCTGGTTGAACCCTCTTACGCAGCTTGCAGCATCCCTTGCATCCGGAAAGACGGACTCGCATGATACCTCGACCGAACTTTCGACCCTTGTCGAGGCCAACGTGCGCAAACAAGTTGACAATGTTGTGGATACCGATGTAGTCCAGCGTGCCTGGGCATCTGGCAAGCAAG TCTATGTCCACGGCTGGGTTTACATGATTGAGACTGGCACTATCAAGGACCTCAAGGTCACTGCCAACCCGCCAGCCTACTAA
- a CDS encoding methyltransferase domain protein, whose protein sequence is MADPNDPANPGLFPPSPELVPIRRDEYSNYYFHYHGRRFPRYLLEPALQNASDVPQLPSVLPIDHQEMTRRTMLHNLVHLCLESHYFGPFQAHLDPPEGKVVVDLGSDDGKWIEDVAETLSHSIHLHGVEIFPSSPTEAANNHVRFEVYDFQRDGIRNAEGSVDIIHARFQNFHIKDWAKLLRDVAKRLKPGGLFMSGELDIYLEFPNGQPPDVYATNQFYSQVQGIMRERGYNPNIGVELEGMLRTISDSDGPLFTNIGSDVHKIPVGIDADNPIAVVREISALSMDCMISLGDSLRPFLLSQGSAAIEIDGLLDTYKHQLRRNRAQVSYRCTWAERRA, encoded by the exons ATGGCCGATCCCAATGACCCTGCCAACCCTGGGCTCTTTCCACCGTCGCCAGAGCTCGTTCCTATCAGACGGGATGAATATTCGAATTATTACTTTCATTACCATGGACGACGTTTTCCTCGCTATCTACTTGAACCCGCCCTACAAAACGCTTCCGATGTACCACAACTCCCAAGTGTTCTACCTATCGATCACCAAGAAATGACA CGTCGTACAATGCTGCACAATTTGGTACATCTTTGCCTCGAATCTCACTATTTCGGGCCATTTCAAGCACATCTTGACCCGCCTGAGGGGAAGGTGGTTGTTGACCTGGGAAGC GACGATGGAAAATG GATCGAAGATGTAGCGGAGACGCTCTCCCACAGTATACATTTACACGGAGTTGAGATTT TCCCTTCGTCACCAACCGAAGCCGCAAACAAC CACGTTCGGTTTGAAGTATACGACTTCCAGCGCGACGGGATCAGGAACGCTGAGGGATCAGTAGACATTATTCACGCCCGTTTTCAGAATTTTCAT ATAAAGGACTGGGC GAAACTCCTCCGAGATGTCGCCAAGCGCTTGAAACCTGGAGGATTGTTTATGAG TGGGGAGCTCGACATATATCTCGAATTTCCTAATGGGCAACCTCCAGATGTGTATGCGACCAATCAGTTCTATAGCCAAGTTCAAGGGATCATGCGTGAACGGGGTTATAATCCCAACATTGGCGTTGAATTAGAGGGAATGTTGCGGACGATCAGCGATTCCGATGGACCGCTCTTCACCAACATTGGCTCAGATGTACACAAAATTCCAGTGGGTATCGATGCCGATAACCCCATTGCCGTAGTGCGCGAGATTTCAGCCTTGTCGATGGATTGCATGATCAGCTTGGGCGATTCTCTGCGGCCATTTTTGTTGTCACAGGGCTCAGCAGCTATCGAAATAGACGGGCTTTTGGATACCTACAAGCACCAACTACGTAGAAACCGCGCGCAGGTCAGCTACCGATGCACATGGGCAGAGCGACGTGCCTAA
- a CDS encoding DNA polymerase lambda, which translates to MTLSSLFDSLDRLDETDDDEEDFSGLYPPGSASDTPHSSSHLRKRTHMYIDVEENAEAKRAKILVPTHASSTLQPRHGGTGAPLGETESIVPIQNCANRETYPTAQISSSTSVKVLAESDRIEEHFGIQTVESPPTSSPSNSSSNGELAFEPVPSENDQKSYSLDTTPTPAHQTKNRAALHEKTKPIPSNRMPRSRAESGQGNTIIRVPRLTFSMVNIHFVPAKASVAESAPIATCSNADLSQPNIPKLVSQAAYKPQTNLARPRTKKESRPIKPSNSFRDPDLVASRQDNHVAQGASGLFGAQITLVSRKSRHPAQSARARGPKDVKDQCTTISEFATYLQTRSRDAEDTNKKQKPIFCDLIVYYAAEIPGKKISYSTKRRMEILSGLLAKVVGNFDSSVTHIVSDLPEKPLLEVIGLSSVDSIPPSVWVVGWTWVTKSMNSSRRLEETSYERFHKRLVLDNRLSHGPRDNRRSMSAGIDDVTETGMCLAYSSEASFREGFESQGGEHSAPASSGLSIRVSSAIYVEAPPDPLGSIVALAREMTHGDFSSERSSSPEIPEPERLPRQKNGTNSTRSNPCPRPHGNGFACMTGILPLLRHAFGLRELPAFTAQRYLRGKEA; encoded by the exons ATGACTCTTTCTTCCTTGTTTGATTCCTTGGACCGCCTCGATGAAaccgacgacgacgaagaggatTTTTCTGGCCTCTATCCCCCTGGATCGGCGAGTGACACTCCACATTCGAG TTCTCATCTGCGAAAAAGAACACACATGTACATCGATGTAGAGGAAAATGCAGAGGCCAAGCGTGCAAAAATATTAGTACCTACGCACGCTTCTTCCACGCTCCAGCCACGACATGGTGGGACAGGGGCACCGCTCGGTGAAACCGAAAGTATAGTCCCAATCCAAAATTGCGCTAACAGAGAGACCTACCCGACTGCTCAAATTTCCTCCTCAACCTCAGTCAAAGTACTGGCTGAATCTGATCGTATTGAGGAGCATTTCGGCATTCAAACTGTGGAGTCTCCCCCAACTTCATCGCCTTCCAACTCTAGCTCCAACGGTGAACTAGCCTTTGAACCGGTACCTTCTGAAAACGATCAAAAATC TTACTCCTTGGACACGACGCCAACCCCGGCCCATCAAACGAAAAATAGAGCCGCGCTTCATGAAAAGACAAAGCCAATACCATCAAATAGAATGCCTCGGTCCAGGGCAGAGAGCGGCCAAGGTAATACTATTATTCGCGTACCACGACTGACCTTTTCAATGGTTAATATTCACTTCGTGCCCGCCAAAGCCTCAGTTGCAGAATCTGCTCCAATTGCGACGTGTTCCAACGCGGATCTATCACAACCCAATATTCCGAAACTAGTTTCGCAGGCGGCATACAAGCCACAGACCAATCTCGCGCGACCGAGGACCAAAAAGGAGTCAAGGCCGATTAAACCGTCGAATTCATTTCGTGATCCCGACTTGGTGGCGTCGCGTCAAGATAACCACGTGGCTCAAGGCGCTAGCGGGTTATTTGGGGCGCAGATCACGCTTGTGTCCCGGAAATCGCGCCACCCAGCTCAATCGGCACGAGCTCGCGGTCCCAAAGACGTAAAGGACCAATGTACTACGATCTCGGAATTTGCTACATATCTGCAAACCCGATCCAGAGATGCAGAGGATACTAACAAGAAGCAAAAACCCATCTTTTGCGACTTGATTGTGTATTATGCAGCCGAAATTCCCGGCAAAAAGATATCATATAGTACGAAAAGACGAATGGAAATT CTTTCAGGACTTTTGGCCAAGGTAGTCGGTAACTTTGATTCCTCCGTCACACACATCGTCTCGGACTTGCCCGAGAAACCTCTTCTCGAAGTCATCGGCCTGAGTTCTGTGGACTCGATACCTCCGTCAGTTTGGGTTGTCGGTTGGACTTGGGTCACAAAGTCTATGAAT TCTTCACGTCGCCTCGAGGAAACGTCATATGAAAGATTTCACAAGAGGCTAGTTCTAGATAATCGGCTATCTCATGGACCCAGAGATAATCGTAGGAGCATGTCTGCTGGGATAGATGATGTTACTGAAACGGG AATGTGCCTGGCTTACAGTAGCGAAGCGTCATTTCGTGAGGGGTTTGAGTCTCAAGGCGGTGAACATTCGGCGCCTGCGTCTAGCGGACTTTCGATTCGCGTGAGCTCCGCAATTTATGTTGAGGCCCCTCCAGATCCTTTGGGAAGTATAGTTGCGCTTGCTCGTGAGATG ACTCATGGAGATTTCAGTTCGGAACGGAGTAGCTCTCCCGAAATTCCAGAGCCAGAGCGGCTTCCTCGACAAAAGAATGGCACCAATAGCACTCGTTCCAACCCATGTCCTCGTCCTCATGGGAATGGATTCGCGTGTATGACCGGAATATTACCCCTGCTGCGCCATGC CTTTGGCCTACGGGAACTTCCAGCTTTCACGGCTCAGAGATATCTACGAGGCAAAGAAGCATGA
- a CDS encoding DNA polymerase beta palm produces the protein MPRSEAAEIFQRIKAVALNSTPCSTSRLWVAFGELILERVQGKQTCGDVDILMTRPTNDGKSHRGMLLNKLLPVLHSQQLLSHDLAVPDDENDLEAKYMGLCQLHSDTLMRRIGMLGVYATMFAGPEVNVCLQTS, from the exons ATGCCCCGAAGCGAGGCTGCCGAGATCTTTCAACGCATCAAGGCCGTAG CCCTCAACTCGACCCCATGCTCGACATCGAGATTATGGGTAGCTTTCGGCG AGCTGATATTGGAGAGGGTACAGGGGAAACAGACTTGCGGTGACGTTGACATCTTGATGACCCGACCCACTAACGACGGGAAATCCCATCGAGGCAT GCTGTTGAACAAACTACTCCCCGTGCTTCACAGTCAACAGCTCTTGTCCCATGACCTTGCAGTCCCAGACGACGAAAACGACCTAGAGGCCAAGTACATGGGACTATGTCAGTTGCATAGCGATACACTCATGCGGCGAATTGGTATGCTTGGTGTCTACGCCACTATGTTTGCAGGCCCAGAAGTTAACGTGTGTCTTCAGACATCTTGA